One segment of Moritella sp. F3 DNA contains the following:
- a CDS encoding 23S rRNA (adenine(2030)-N(6))-methyltransferase RlmJ, producing MLSYRHSFHAGNFADVLKHAVEVLILESLKQKDTPFIYHDTHSAAGRYSLSSANAEKTAEYVDGIARIWQQSEVPAPLIPYLNVIKQLNKTSKLKHYPGSPLVARLLLREQDRMQMTELHPADVKLLEQEFAGDRQARVHQKDAYDGLKALLPGRNKRGLVLLDPSYEIKSEYRQVVQEIASTYRRFATGTYALWYPVIERRTIDRLLRDFVGTGIKKILLIELCVKGDTSERGMTGTGMVVINPPWKLVSQMEELLPWLTKELAQDKDASFRLEWLVPE from the coding sequence ATGCTGAGCTACCGTCACAGCTTTCACGCTGGCAACTTTGCAGATGTACTGAAACACGCTGTTGAAGTATTGATCTTAGAATCGCTAAAACAAAAGGATACACCTTTTATTTATCACGATACCCACTCTGCAGCGGGTCGTTATAGCTTATCGAGTGCCAATGCTGAAAAAACAGCGGAATACGTTGATGGTATCGCCCGTATTTGGCAGCAAAGTGAAGTACCTGCACCGCTAATCCCTTATTTGAATGTGATTAAGCAGTTAAATAAAACGTCGAAATTGAAACATTATCCAGGTTCTCCGTTAGTTGCGCGATTATTGTTACGTGAACAAGATCGTATGCAAATGACGGAGTTACACCCTGCTGATGTGAAATTATTAGAGCAAGAGTTTGCTGGCGATCGCCAAGCACGCGTACATCAAAAAGATGCTTACGATGGACTAAAAGCCTTGTTACCTGGCCGTAATAAACGTGGTTTAGTGTTACTTGATCCATCATATGAAATTAAATCTGAATACCGTCAGGTTGTCCAAGAAATTGCCAGTACTTACCGTCGTTTTGCTACGGGTACATATGCGTTATGGTATCCCGTGATCGAACGTCGTACGATTGATCGTTTACTGCGTGATTTTGTTGGCACTGGTATTAAGAAAATTTTGCTTATCGAATTATGTGTTAAAGGTGATACTAGCGAACGTGGCATGACAGGTACAGGCATGGTTGTGATCAACCCACCGTGGAAACTGGTATCACAAATGGAAGAATTATTACCTTGGTTAACAAAAGAGTTAGCGCAAGATAAAGATGCATCTTTCCGTTTAGAATGGTTAGTACCTGAATAA
- the ilvA gene encoding threonine ammonia-lyase, biosynthetic, with amino-acid sequence MDDRVTNNEPQQDQSLLTAHDYLCKILLSPVYEAAVVTPLQPLTKLSQRLGNSILLKREDRQPVHSFKLRGAFNKLVQLSEEQKLRGVVAASAGNHAQGVAMSAKKLGIKAIIVMPVITPEIKVSAVRGFGAEVCLHGDSFDEASNYAKKLSAEEGYTLIPPFDDPDVIAGQGTIARELLEQNAHLDYIFVPVGGGGLAAGIAVYIKQLKPSIKVIGVEPRDSACLRAALDAGEPVTLDRVGIFADGVAVKRIGAETFRLCHEFIDDVITVSSDEICASLKDIFEDTRAIAEPSGALALAGLKKYTELNSLRDNNMAAILSGANVNFHSLRYVSERSEYGEKKEAVLAVTIPERPGAFLKFCELIGNRAVTEFNYRYSNRAAANIFVGLRTPQGISELATVIKQLEDAEYPVVDLSEDEMAKQHVRYMVGGRPAEALQERLFSFEFPENPGALQNFLLTLGMNWNITLFHYRNHGAAYGRVLTGFELPDGEMKAFSAYLVKLGYQYKEETNNPAYKFFLAH; translated from the coding sequence ATGGATGATCGAGTGACAAATAACGAACCCCAACAAGACCAATCGCTACTTACAGCACATGATTATTTATGTAAGATCTTATTATCACCAGTCTATGAAGCTGCCGTGGTTACCCCGTTACAGCCACTAACTAAGCTTTCGCAACGTTTAGGCAATAGCATTTTGCTAAAGCGTGAAGATCGCCAACCTGTGCATTCATTTAAACTGCGTGGCGCTTTCAATAAATTAGTTCAGCTATCTGAAGAACAGAAACTACGTGGTGTCGTTGCGGCATCAGCCGGGAATCATGCCCAAGGTGTGGCGATGTCAGCGAAAAAGCTTGGCATTAAAGCCATTATTGTCATGCCGGTTATTACGCCAGAAATTAAAGTCAGTGCAGTACGCGGCTTTGGCGCTGAAGTTTGTTTGCACGGTGATAGTTTTGATGAAGCGTCTAACTATGCTAAGAAATTATCTGCTGAAGAAGGTTACACCCTGATCCCGCCATTTGATGATCCGGATGTGATCGCTGGACAAGGCACAATTGCCCGCGAACTATTAGAACAGAATGCGCATTTAGATTACATCTTTGTACCCGTTGGCGGCGGCGGCCTAGCAGCAGGTATTGCCGTTTATATCAAACAGCTAAAACCATCGATTAAAGTGATAGGCGTCGAACCTCGAGATTCAGCCTGTTTACGTGCAGCGCTTGATGCTGGTGAACCAGTTACCCTTGATCGTGTTGGTATTTTCGCTGATGGTGTGGCGGTAAAACGCATCGGTGCTGAAACGTTCCGTCTGTGTCATGAATTTATTGATGATGTGATCACCGTAAGCAGTGATGAGATTTGTGCGTCATTAAAAGATATTTTTGAAGATACCCGTGCCATTGCAGAACCGTCGGGCGCATTAGCACTGGCTGGTTTAAAGAAATACACCGAGTTAAACAGTCTGCGTGATAACAACATGGCCGCGATCTTAAGTGGTGCTAATGTTAACTTCCATTCGTTACGCTATGTATCAGAGCGTAGTGAATACGGTGAGAAAAAAGAAGCGGTATTAGCAGTCACTATTCCTGAGCGTCCAGGTGCATTCTTAAAATTTTGTGAGTTAATCGGCAATCGTGCCGTGACGGAGTTTAACTACCGTTATTCAAACCGTGCAGCGGCGAATATCTTTGTTGGTTTACGTACGCCGCAAGGTATATCAGAATTAGCAACGGTGATTAAACAACTCGAAGACGCTGAATACCCAGTAGTTGATTTATCGGAAGATGAAATGGCCAAACAGCATGTGCGCTATATGGTGGGTGGACGTCCTGCTGAAGCTTTGCAAGAAAGGTTGTTTAGCTTTGAATTTCCGGAGAATCCAGGTGCATTACAGAACTTCTTGTTAACCCTAGGTATGAATTGGAATATTACTTTATTCCACTATCGTAATCATGGCGCAGCTTATGGCCGTGTATTAACGGGTTTTGAATTACCTGATGGTGAAATGAAAGCATTTTCAGCTTACCTGGTTAAATTAGGTTATCAGTATAAAGAAGAAACCAATAACCCGGCTTATAAGTTCTTTCTTGCTCACTAG